In Bacteroidales bacterium, the sequence CCCGCTTTTGAAAATCCCGGATGCTCTCAACAGACCGATAATCGTATTTCTTTCCCCATTCTGTATCTTCGGCCTTGTTTATCAGCTTGAACAGTTGTTCTTGTTGCAAATCCACAGGATGTTTTTTGAACAGTTCAATTTGATACATCCTTTTAACGTTGAGCCAGTTAACTAGTGAATTGACAATTTGCATGGTTCTTTTTTATTTACTGAGTAGCCAAATATATGGATAAAAATTTGAACGGTGAATGTTTGGATTAAAATATATCCACAATACCCGGCTGTTTATTTCAACGGTTTTACCGGTATGGTGTATTATTTAATAAGCGGATTTATTAGTGATCTTTTCAGTTCATACTTTTCTTTTATGGCGTTTACGTTGATCCCTTCTTTCAGATAATCGGCCAAAGCATATTGAAAAGGGGTATTCACGGAATTGATCTGAAATGTATG encodes:
- a CDS encoding aminotransferase class I/II-fold pyridoxal phosphate-dependent enzyme, producing the protein MFGNKLQDSRRSIVVSSFGKLFNIPGWKIGYCIAPEKYTGEIRRTHTFQINSVNTPFQYALADYLKEGINVNAIKEKYELKRSLINPLIK